One region of Pseudoalteromonas galatheae genomic DNA includes:
- a CDS encoding DUF1501 domain-containing protein — MKRRDFLKLSGATMMSTSLLSLSQAVAAAEQGEDYKALVCVFLYGGMDCHDTIIPLDDSNYQQWAKHRSSLLSAYPTPRTPQNLHALSTPSRFNQRKFALPPEMAGLAKLYGQGQLSVIGNVGPLLEPVNASHLEQVTASVPPRLFSHNDQQSTWMSGKTEGAQFGWGGLINDALINTGKTQQTPFNAITTAEADLWLTGSNTFPYHVSDGKAGIIEILEEFDNNQALADYFAGKESSSSNNILQQDLDTLTRSAMAANSQYNDAIANTSFTLPQFPTTPLAQQLKNVCQSIATRQQLNTKRQVYIVGMGGFDTHSGQAQSLPKLQSALDGALVAFNTAIASLGLEKQVTLFTASDFGRTLAVNGDGTDHGWGAHHFIMGGAVHGGTIFGDIPPPELNHAFDAGSGRLIPTTAVDQLAASLGSWMGVDDNTLLQIFPNLKNFSGKLSLFKA; from the coding sequence ATGAAAAGACGTGATTTTTTGAAACTAAGCGGTGCGACCATGATGTCAACGTCCTTGCTTTCGTTGAGTCAAGCCGTTGCGGCAGCAGAGCAAGGTGAAGATTACAAAGCACTTGTTTGCGTATTTTTATACGGCGGAATGGACTGCCATGACACGATTATTCCTCTGGATGACAGTAACTATCAACAGTGGGCAAAACACAGATCCTCACTACTCAGTGCTTACCCTACACCAAGAACACCACAAAATTTGCACGCCCTCAGTACTCCCTCTCGATTTAATCAACGCAAATTTGCCTTACCTCCAGAAATGGCAGGCCTTGCGAAACTCTACGGTCAAGGGCAACTGTCTGTTATTGGCAATGTTGGACCATTACTTGAACCTGTTAATGCCTCGCACCTGGAACAAGTCACGGCAAGCGTGCCTCCCCGACTGTTTTCTCATAATGATCAGCAGTCAACTTGGATGTCTGGTAAAACAGAGGGAGCACAATTTGGTTGGGGAGGGTTAATTAATGATGCACTTATCAATACAGGAAAAACGCAGCAGACGCCTTTTAATGCCATTACCACAGCCGAGGCTGATCTGTGGTTAACCGGCAGTAATACCTTTCCGTACCATGTGAGTGATGGCAAAGCTGGCATAATAGAAATCTTAGAAGAGTTCGACAACAACCAAGCACTCGCTGACTACTTTGCGGGCAAAGAAAGCAGTAGTAGCAATAACATACTTCAGCAAGACCTAGATACGCTTACTCGCAGCGCCATGGCGGCAAATTCGCAATACAATGACGCCATTGCAAATACAAGTTTTACTTTACCACAGTTTCCTACCACACCATTGGCACAACAGCTGAAGAATGTTTGCCAAAGTATTGCAACAAGGCAGCAACTCAACACCAAACGACAAGTGTATATTGTGGGTATGGGTGGATTTGATACTCACTCAGGTCAAGCTCAGAGCTTACCTAAACTGCAATCAGCGCTTGATGGCGCACTTGTGGCGTTTAATACGGCAATTGCCAGCTTGGGGTTAGAGAAGCAAGTAACTTTATTTACTGCATCTGATTTTGGTCGCACCCTTGCAGTCAATGGTGATGGTACCGATCATGGCTGGGGCGCCCATCATTTTATTATGGGTGGTGCAGTCCATGGTGGCACTATTTTTGGTGATATCCCTCCTCCAGAATTAAACCATGCCTTTGATGCTGGTAGCGGAAGGCTCATTCCCACCACAGCTGTTGACCAACTGGCTGCGAGCCTTGGTAGCTGGATGGGGGTAGACGACAATACACTGCTGCAGATTTTCCCAAACCTTAAAAACTTCTCTGGTAAACTCAGTTTATTCAAAGCATAG